In Quercus robur chromosome 10, dhQueRobu3.1, whole genome shotgun sequence, a genomic segment contains:
- the LOC126702716 gene encoding cytochrome P450 CYP736A12-like isoform X2, protein MHKKGRKIVLPPGPRSLPIIGNFHMLGSLPHRALENLAKKYGPIMSLRLGHVPTIVVSSSQTAELFLRTHDAVFASRPIFQASKIIGMSKGIAFSEYGPYWRSLKKLVASQLLSASKIESFAPMRKELVGSLVQSLKKTAVAHEVVDLSEVVGKLIEESTCRMVFGRSHHDRFDLKELIAETLNLMGAFNLADYVPYLGALDLQGLTSRIKKLGKTLDVVLENVIQEHEQIPSGPQSCEKDFIDMYSLMNQPMNAHDENSCKIDRRVIKAIIIDMITATYDTSAISIEWTISELLRHPRIMKHVQDELERVIGMNRMVEETDLANLTYLSMVIKESFRLHSVAPFLIPRESMEDIEINGYYIPKKSRVVINSWAIGRDPYVWSDNVEEFYPERFINSNIDLKGHDFQLIPFGSGRRGCPGLQLGLTTVTYVLAQLLHCFDWVLPNGMLPNDLDMSEKFGLSMPRAKHLLAMPTYRLLG, encoded by the exons ATGCACAAAAAAGGACGTAAAATAGTACTCCCACCGGGTCCTCGGTCTTTACCCATTATTGGTAATTTCCACATGTTGGGTAGCCTCCCACATCGTGCCCTCGAaaacttagccaaaaaataCGGACCCATCATGTCATTGCGGCTTGGCCATGTCCCAACTATTGTGGTCTCATCTTCCCAAACTGCTGAGCTATTTTTAAGGACCCATGACGCCGTTTTTGCCAGCCGACCTATATTCCAAGCCTCCAAGATCATTGGAATGTCCAAAGGTATTGCTTTCTCGGAGTATGGTCCATATTGGCGCAGCCTTAAGAAACTCGTTGCGTCGCAGCTTCTGAGTGCTTCAAAAATAGAGTCATTTGCACCTATGAGGAAGGAGCTGGTAGGATCATTGGTACAGTCACTGAAAAAAACTGCGGTAGCACATGAGGTTGTGGACCTTAGTGAGGTGGTGGGCAAACTCATTGAGGAATCAACATGTAGAATGGTATTTGGGCGAAGTCATCATGATAGATTCGACTTGAAGGAGCTTATTGCGGAGACCTTGAACTTGATGGGAGCTTTCAATCTAGCAGATTATGTTCCTTACCTTGGGGCACTTGATCTACAG GGATTGACATCGCGCATTAAGAAACTTGGCAAGACTCTTGATGTAGTATTGGAGAACGTTATCCAGGAGCATGAACAAATTCCTAGTGGTCCACAAAGTTGTGAAAAGGACTTTATAGACATGTATTCTTTGATGAATCAACCCATGAATGCCCATGATGAGAATTCATGTAAAATTGATCGAAGAGTTATCAAGGCTATCATTATAGACATGATTACTGCTACATATGACACTTCAGCTATTAGCATTGAATGGACCATTTCTGAACTCTTGAGGCATCCACGGATAATGAAACATGTACAGGATGAGCTAGAACGTGTAATTGGAATGAATAGGATGGTGGAGGAAACAGATTTAGCAAATTTAACTTACTTGAGTATGGTGATTAAGGAAAGCTTCAGACTACATTCTGTTGCACCATTTCTAATCCCACGTGAATCAATGGAGGACATTGAGATTAATGGATATTACATACCCAAGAAATCACGAGTAGTGATAAATTCTTGGGCTATTGGACGAGATCCTTATGTGTGGTCGGATAATGTGGAAGAATTTTACCCTGAAAGGttcataaatagtaatatagaCCTCAAGGGACATGACTTCCAGCTTATCCCATTTGGATCTGGTCGCAGAGGCTGCCCTGGATTACAATTAGGGCTTACGACCGTCACTTATGTTCTCGCTCAGTTGCTGCATTGTTTTGATTGGGTGCTCCCTAATGGCATGTTGCCTAATGACTTGGACATGAGTGAGAAGTTTGGGCTATCAATGCCAAGAGCCAAGCACTTACTTGCGATGCCAACCTATCGCCTACTTGGTTAA
- the LOC126702716 gene encoding cytochrome P450 CYP736A12-like isoform X1 gives MHKKGRKIVLPPGPRSLPIIGNFHMLGSLPHRALENLAKKYGPIMSLRLGHVPTIVVSSSQTAELFLRTHDAVFASRPIFQASKIIGMSKGIAFSEYGPYWRSLRKLVASQLLSASKIESFAPMRKELVGSLVQSLKKTAVAHEVVDLSEVVGKLIEESTCRMVFGRSHHDRFDLKELIAETLNLMGAFNLADYVPYLGALDLQGLTSRIKKLGKTLDVVLENVIQEHEQIPSGPQSCEKDFIDMYSLMNQPMNAHDENSCKIDRRVIKAIIIDMITATYDTSAISIEWTISELLRHPRIMKHVQDELERVIGMNRMVEETDLANLTYLSMVIKESFRLHSVAPFLIPRESMEDIEINGYYIPKKSRVVINSWAIGRDPYVWSDNVEEFYPERFINSNIDLKGHDFQLIPFGSGRRGCPGLQLGLTTVTYVLAQLLHCFDWVLPNGMLPNDLDMSEKFGLSMPRAKHLLAMPTYRLLG, from the exons ATGCACAAAAAAGGACGTAAAATAGTACTCCCACCGGGTCCTCGGTCTTTACCCATTATTGGTAATTTCCACATGTTGGGTAGCCTCCCACATCGTGCCCTCGAaaacttagccaaaaaataCGGACCCATCATGTCATTGCGGCTTGGCCATGTCCCAACTATTGTGGTCTCATCTTCCCAAACTGCTGAGCTATTTTTAAGGACCCATGACGCCGTTTTTGCCAGCCGACCTATATTCCAAGCCTCCAAGATCATTGGAATGTCCAAAG GTATTGCTTTCTCCGAGTATGGTCCATATTGGCGCAGCCTTAGGAAACTCGTTGCGTCGCAGCTTCTGAGTGCTTCAAAAATAGAGTCATTTGCACCTATGAGGAAGGAGCTGGTAGGATCATTGGTACAGTCACTGAAAAAAACTGCGGTAGCACATGAGGTTGTGGACCTTAGTGAGGTGGTGGGCAAACTCATTGAGGAATCAACATGTAGAATGGTATTTGGGCGAAGTCATCATGATAGATTCGACTTGAAGGAGCTTATTGCGGAGACCTTGAACTTGATGGGAGCTTTCAATCTAGCAGATTATGTTCCTTACCTTGGGGCACTTGATCTACAG GGATTGACATCGCGCATTAAGAAACTTGGCAAGACTCTTGATGTAGTATTGGAGAACGTTATCCAGGAGCATGAACAAATTCCTAGTGGTCCACAAAGTTGTGAAAAGGACTTTATAGACATGTATTCTTTGATGAATCAACCCATGAATGCCCATGATGAGAATTCATGTAAAATTGATCGAAGAGTTATCAAGGCTATCATTATAGACATGATTACTGCTACATATGACACTTCAGCTATTAGCATTGAATGGACCATTTCTGAACTCTTGAGGCATCCACGGATAATGAAACATGTACAGGATGAGCTAGAACGTGTAATTGGAATGAATAGGATGGTGGAGGAAACAGATTTAGCAAATTTAACTTACTTGAGTATGGTGATTAAGGAAAGCTTCAGACTACATTCTGTTGCACCATTTCTAATCCCACGTGAATCAATGGAGGACATTGAGATTAATGGATATTACATACCCAAGAAATCACGAGTAGTGATAAATTCTTGGGCTATTGGACGAGATCCTTATGTGTGGTCGGATAATGTGGAAGAATTTTACCCTGAAAGGttcataaatagtaatatagaCCTCAAGGGACATGACTTCCAGCTTATCCCATTTGGATCTGGTCGCAGAGGCTGCCCTGGATTACAATTAGGGCTTACGACCGTCACTTATGTTCTCGCTCAGTTGCTGCATTGTTTTGATTGGGTGCTCCCTAATGGCATGTTGCCTAATGACTTGGACATGAGTGAGAAGTTTGGGCTATCAATGCCAAGAGCCAAGCACTTACTTGCGATGCCAACCTATCGCCTACTTGGTTAA
- the LOC126702716 gene encoding cytochrome P450 CYP736A12-like isoform X3, giving the protein MFPLTLAIFLLLLGSIIWTFMHKKERKLVLPPGPRSLPIIGNFHMLGSLPHRALENLAKKYGPIMSLRLGHVPTIVVSSSQTAELFLKTHDTVFASRPIFQASKIIGMSKGIAFSEYGPYWRSLRKLVASQLLSASKIESFAPMRKELVGSLVQSLKKTAVAHEVVDLSEVVGKLIEESTCRMVFGRSHHDRFDLKELIAETLNLMGAFNLADYVPYLGALDLQGLTSRIKKLGKTLDVVLENVIQEHEQIPSGPQSCEKDFIDMYSLMNQPMNAHDENSCKIDRRVIKAIIIDMITATYDTSAISIEWTISELLRHPRIMKHVQDELERVIGMNRMVEETDLANLTYLSMVIKESFRLHSVAPFLIPRESMEDIEINGYYIPKKSRVVINSWAIGRDPYVWSDNVEEFYPERFINSNIDLKGHDFQLIPFGSGRRGCPGLQLGLTTVTYVLAQLLHCFDWVLPNGMLPNDLDMSEKFGLSMPRAKHLLAMPTYRLLG; this is encoded by the exons ATGTTTCCACTAACATTAGCCATTTTCCTGCTACTCCTTGGATCCATCATCTGGACATTCATGCACAAAAAAGAACGTAAACTAGTACTCCCACCGGGTCCTCGGTCTTTGCCCATTATTGGTAATTTTCACATGCTGGGTAGCCTCCCACATCGTGCCCTCGAaaacttagccaaaaaataCGGACCCATCATGTCATTGCGGCTTGGCCATGTCCCAACTATTGTGGTCTCATCTTCCCAAACTGCTGAGCTATTTTTAAAGACCCATGACACCGTTTTTGCCAGCCGTCCTATATTCCAAGCCTCAAAGATCATTGGCATGTCCAAAGGTATTGCTTTCTCCGAGTATGGTCCATATTGGCGCAGCCTTAGGAAACTCGTTGCGTCGCAGCTTCTGAGTGCTTCAAAAATAGAGTCATTTGCACCTATGAGGAAGGAGCTGGTAGGATCATTGGTACAGTCACTGAAAAAAACTGCGGTAGCACATGAGGTTGTGGACCTTAGTGAGGTGGTGGGCAAACTCATTGAGGAATCAACATGTAGAATGGTATTTGGGCGAAGTCATCATGATAGATTCGACTTGAAGGAGCTTATTGCGGAGACCTTGAACTTGATGGGAGCTTTCAATCTAGCAGATTATGTTCCTTACCTTGGGGCACTTGATCTACAG GGATTGACATCGCGCATTAAGAAACTTGGCAAGACTCTTGATGTAGTATTGGAGAACGTTATCCAGGAGCATGAACAAATTCCTAGTGGTCCACAAAGTTGTGAAAAGGACTTTATAGACATGTATTCTTTGATGAATCAACCCATGAATGCCCATGATGAGAATTCATGTAAAATTGATCGAAGAGTTATCAAGGCTATCATTATAGACATGATTACTGCTACATATGACACTTCAGCTATTAGCATTGAATGGACCATTTCTGAACTCTTGAGGCATCCACGGATAATGAAACATGTACAGGATGAGCTAGAACGTGTAATTGGAATGAATAGGATGGTGGAGGAAACAGATTTAGCAAATTTAACTTACTTGAGTATGGTGATTAAGGAAAGCTTCAGACTACATTCTGTTGCACCATTTCTAATCCCACGTGAATCAATGGAGGACATTGAGATTAATGGATATTACATACCCAAGAAATCACGAGTAGTGATAAATTCTTGGGCTATTGGACGAGATCCTTATGTGTGGTCGGATAATGTGGAAGAATTTTACCCTGAAAGGttcataaatagtaatatagaCCTCAAGGGACATGACTTCCAGCTTATCCCATTTGGATCTGGTCGCAGAGGCTGCCCTGGATTACAATTAGGGCTTACGACCGTCACTTATGTTCTCGCTCAGTTGCTGCATTGTTTTGATTGGGTGCTCCCTAATGGCATGTTGCCTAATGACTTGGACATGAGTGAGAAGTTTGGGCTATCAATGCCAAGAGCCAAGCACTTACTTGCGATGCCAACCTATCGCCTACTTGGTTAA